The proteins below are encoded in one region of Streptomyces cyanogenus:
- a CDS encoding TauD/TfdA dioxygenase family protein: MSIEITKVTARIGARVSGVDVSRPLAPEEVTAVREALNVHKALVFDDVRLDDAGQQAFARHLGDLTTAHPTVGAVDGAPNVLPVDSERGRANHWHTDVTFVLNPPQASTLRSLTVPPYGGETLIANAAAAYRDLPEPLRRLADTLWAEHTNDYDYAVPDEEIDAEKAAQRAQFTSITYRTAHPVVRVHPLTGERGLFIGGFAQRIVGLSAGESRKILDLLQAYVTRPENVLRHRWSENQLVLFDNRITQHYAIDNYDGLPRRLHRVTVAGDIPVGIEGKESYSIEGDASHYTPVAA, translated from the coding sequence ATGTCCATCGAGATCACCAAGGTCACCGCGCGCATCGGCGCCCGTGTCTCCGGCGTCGACGTCTCCCGCCCGCTCGCGCCGGAGGAGGTCACCGCGGTCCGGGAGGCGCTGAACGTCCACAAGGCGCTCGTCTTCGACGACGTGCGCCTGGACGACGCCGGCCAGCAGGCCTTCGCCCGCCATCTCGGCGACCTCACCACGGCCCACCCGACGGTGGGCGCGGTCGACGGCGCCCCGAACGTACTGCCGGTCGACAGCGAACGGGGCCGCGCCAACCACTGGCACACCGACGTCACCTTCGTCCTCAACCCGCCGCAGGCCAGCACCCTGCGCTCGCTCACCGTCCCGCCGTACGGCGGCGAGACGCTGATCGCCAACGCGGCGGCGGCCTACCGGGACCTGCCCGAGCCGCTGCGCCGCCTGGCCGACACCCTGTGGGCCGAGCACACCAACGACTACGACTACGCGGTGCCGGACGAGGAGATCGACGCGGAGAAGGCCGCCCAGCGCGCCCAGTTCACGTCCATCACCTACCGCACCGCCCACCCGGTGGTCCGGGTGCACCCGCTGACCGGGGAACGGGGGCTGTTCATCGGCGGGTTCGCACAGCGGATCGTCGGCCTGTCGGCCGGCGAGTCCCGCAAGATCCTCGACCTGCTCCAGGCGTACGTCACCCGCCCGGAGAACGTGCTGCGCCACCGCTGGTCGGAGAACCAGCTGGTCCTCTTCGACAACCGCATCACCCAGCACTACGCCATCGACAACTACGACGGACTGCCGCGCCGGCTGCACCGCGTGACGGTCGCGGGTGACATCCCGGTCGGCATCGAGGGCAAGGAGAGCTACTCGATCGAGGGGGACGCCTCCCACTACACACCCGTGGCCGCGTAG